A single region of the Massilia sp. erpn genome encodes:
- a CDS encoding TetR/AcrR family transcriptional regulator encodes MRKGEMTRAAILDVALDLASRDGLEGLTIGLLADRMNMSKSGVFAHFGSREDLQLEVVKLYHRRFEQEVFYPSVKEPRGLPRLRAMFARWVKRVSVEIASGCIYISGAVEYDDRPGPIREELVSMVAAWQGALLRCAHQATECGHLKADTDAQQLVYEMYGLILALHHDARFLRIPGSLERASVGFERLIENYKA; translated from the coding sequence ATGCGCAAGGGCGAAATGACTCGCGCTGCCATTTTGGATGTGGCGCTGGACCTGGCCAGCCGTGACGGGCTGGAAGGCCTGACCATCGGTTTGCTCGCCGACCGCATGAATATGAGCAAATCGGGAGTATTCGCGCATTTCGGTTCGCGTGAAGACTTGCAGCTGGAAGTTGTGAAGCTGTACCACCGCCGTTTCGAGCAGGAAGTGTTCTATCCCAGCGTCAAGGAGCCGCGCGGCCTGCCGCGTCTGCGCGCCATGTTCGCGCGCTGGGTCAAGCGCGTCAGCGTCGAGATCGCGTCGGGCTGCATCTATATCAGTGGCGCCGTCGAATACGACGACCGTCCGGGGCCGATCCGCGAGGAGCTGGTGTCGATGGTGGCGGCCTGGCAGGGCGCCTTGCTGCGCTGCGCCCACCAGGCGACCGAATGCGGCCACCTGAAAGCCGATACGGATGCCCAGCAGCTGGTCTACGAGATGTATGGCCTGATCCTGGCCCTGCACCACGATGCGCGCTTCCTGCGCATTCCGGGCAGCCTGGAACGCGCCAGCGTCGGTTTCGAACGCTTGATCGAGAACTACAAAGCTTAA
- a CDS encoding RNA-binding S4 domain-containing protein: MNENIRIDKWLWAARFFKTRSLACEAIDKGKVKLGGERVKPARNVKPGDKLDIDNGSDEWEVQVLGLSGKREAAPIARTLYEESAASIARRLAEQERRKLFREPGADFKGRPTKRDRRQWDRATGDE; this comes from the coding sequence TTGAACGAGAATATCCGGATCGATAAATGGCTGTGGGCGGCGCGCTTCTTCAAAACGCGCAGCCTGGCCTGCGAAGCCATCGACAAGGGCAAGGTCAAGCTGGGCGGCGAGCGCGTGAAACCGGCGCGCAACGTCAAGCCGGGCGACAAGCTGGACATCGATAACGGTTCGGACGAGTGGGAAGTGCAGGTGCTGGGCCTGTCCGGCAAGCGCGAAGCGGCGCCCATCGCCCGTACCCTGTACGAGGAAAGCGCCGCCTCCATCGCGCGCCGCCTCGCCGAGCAGGAAAGGCGAAAACTCTTCCGCGAACCGGGCGCCGATTTCAAGGGCCGCCCCACCAAACGCGACCGCCGCCAGTGGGACCGCGCCACCGGCGACGAGTGA
- the clsB gene encoding cardiolipin synthase ClsB, translating into MRSVNFIADNEVKLLYCGTEYFPALMAAIDAAQYEVYFETYIFADDDTGHAMQACLMRAAQRGVAVRMITDWFGTGHGRATRMDAELLAAGVQHRIFNPWFKRGVTRTHRKICVVDREVALVGGININDDMYCDYDRSIPLDAPRWDFAVEVRGPLVMTIHHEAQAQWLRVGKLPFIRRLGLFNEMRKVSKVARESSVQAGFVVRDNLRNRRTIQRAYLQALGRAKKSVLLANPYFAPGRKFRRALAATAQRGVEVVLLIGVGEIWLQDAVAHSFYPKLLAAGVRVVEYHKTQLHAKIAVIDDDWSTVGSSNVDGLSLFLNQEANVVIKDAAFNRGLRRHIEEAMADGVEVQLEDFRSIGRWRRFGYGFAYVCYKMLMRIFAVGKYA; encoded by the coding sequence ATGCGCTCAGTCAATTTCATTGCCGACAACGAAGTCAAGCTGCTGTACTGCGGTACCGAATATTTTCCGGCCCTGATGGCGGCAATCGACGCGGCGCAGTACGAAGTCTATTTCGAGACCTATATCTTCGCCGACGACGATACCGGCCATGCCATGCAGGCCTGCCTGATGCGCGCCGCCCAGCGCGGCGTGGCGGTGCGCATGATCACCGACTGGTTCGGCACCGGCCATGGCCGCGCCACCCGCATGGACGCGGAACTGCTGGCAGCGGGCGTGCAGCACCGCATCTTCAATCCCTGGTTCAAGCGCGGCGTGACGCGCACCCACCGCAAGATCTGCGTGGTGGACCGCGAGGTGGCGCTGGTGGGCGGCATCAATATCAACGACGATATGTATTGCGATTACGACCGCAGCATCCCGCTGGACGCGCCGCGCTGGGATTTCGCGGTCGAGGTGCGCGGGCCGCTGGTGATGACCATCCACCACGAGGCCCAGGCGCAGTGGCTGCGCGTGGGCAAGCTGCCCTTCATCCGGCGTCTGGGCCTGTTCAACGAGATGCGCAAGGTGAGCAAGGTGGCGCGCGAAAGCTCGGTGCAGGCCGGCTTCGTGGTGCGCGACAATCTGCGCAACCGGCGCACCATCCAGCGCGCCTATCTGCAAGCCCTGGGCCGTGCCAAGAAGAGCGTGCTGCTGGCCAATCCCTATTTCGCGCCCGGCCGCAAGTTCCGCCGCGCGCTGGCGGCCACGGCCCAGCGCGGCGTCGAGGTGGTGCTGCTGATCGGCGTGGGCGAGATCTGGCTGCAGGACGCGGTGGCGCATTCCTTCTATCCCAAGCTGCTGGCGGCCGGGGTCCGGGTGGTCGAGTACCACAAGACCCAGCTGCACGCCAAGATCGCCGTCATCGACGACGACTGGTCGACGGTCGGCTCCAGCAATGTCGACGGCTTGAGCCTGTTCCTCAACCAGGAGGCGAATGTGGTGATCAAGGATGCCGCGTTCAACCGGGGCTTGCGCCGCCATATCGAAGAGGCGATGGCCGACGGCGTCGAGGTGCAGCTGGAAGACTTCCGCAGCATCGGCCGCTGGCGCCGTTTCGGCTATGGTTTTGCCTATGTTTGTTATAAGATGTTAATGAGAATCTTCGCGGTAGGGAAATACGCTTGA
- a CDS encoding endonuclease/exonuclease/phosphatase family protein: MKIRVATYNIHKGVSYRSQPRVHALKNAIAQFDANLIFLQEVQGQHDRIAARYGEEHHGHRHWPKGGQHEFFAGESHQSVYGLNAQYDHGHHGNALLSSYPIARWTNTDVSDHAYEQRGILHSVVETPRGPIHCYVIHLGLFERSRVRQLEALIEAVNTSAGHGEPVIIAGDFNDWRNTLSAKLRKALGVAEVFDQIGAGSSLGDLVRTLARRQAAQHPAKTFPAALPFFRLDRIYVRGFKVESAQVMHGAMWAKLSDHAPIVATLDFA, translated from the coding sequence ATGAAGATCCGTGTTGCCACCTACAACATCCATAAGGGAGTGTCGTACCGCAGCCAGCCGCGGGTACACGCGCTCAAGAATGCGATCGCCCAGTTCGATGCGAACCTGATCTTCCTGCAGGAGGTGCAGGGCCAGCATGACCGCATCGCCGCCCGCTATGGCGAGGAGCACCACGGCCACCGCCATTGGCCCAAGGGCGGCCAGCATGAATTTTTTGCGGGTGAATCGCACCAGTCCGTGTATGGCTTGAATGCGCAATACGACCACGGCCACCACGGCAACGCCCTGCTCAGCAGCTATCCCATCGCGCGCTGGACCAATACCGATGTCTCCGACCATGCTTACGAGCAGCGCGGCATCCTGCACAGCGTCGTCGAAACGCCGCGCGGCCCGATCCACTGCTATGTGATCCACCTTGGTCTGTTCGAGCGCAGCCGGGTGCGCCAGCTGGAGGCGCTGATCGAGGCGGTGAATACCTCGGCCGGGCATGGCGAGCCGGTCATCATCGCCGGCGACTTCAACGACTGGCGCAATACCCTGAGTGCCAAGCTGCGCAAGGCGCTCGGCGTGGCCGAGGTGTTCGACCAGATCGGCGCCGGCTCCAGCCTGGGCGACCTGGTGCGCACGCTGGCGCGGCGCCAGGCGGCCCAGCATCCGGCCAAGACCTTCCCCGCCGCCCTGCCATTCTTCCGCCTCGACCGTATTTATGTGCGCGGCTTCAAGGTAGAATCGGCGCAAGTCATGCACGGGGCGATGTGGGCCAAGCTGTCCGACCATGCCCCCATCGTGGCGACCCTGGATTTCGCCTAG
- a CDS encoding ATP-binding protein — protein MESLQQLMLDHSPHLMLLVDPDDLRILLANQMAGQLLGYPLAQLQGMSITDIESSLQDVFYWEDVRNGQYQEIAAQEGEYHCADASLMTVMKTVRVIRQRERTLLLVLARDTRHERQVEDVLEQTLSQLRATLESTGNGILVLDWHGRISSMNRLFSRMWDLPESLLEAGDDGAILGYLAGLVVEGELCRTRLQQVVDANETVDLLSLRSGRVFECRSRPQYLGERIIGRVFGFTDITERQRAEQALRESRDQLEYRVRERTKDLQMANATLEQEKARQADLIRKLGEAQSQLLQSEKMASIGVLAAGVAHEINNPVGFVNSNLGSLQRYAESLLRLLDAYEALEPKLAMGDRAALAALKTEVDADYLREDLDSLLSESLEGLERVKRIVQDMKDFSHVDGGELAVASLEAGLDSTLNVVWNELKYKADVVKEYGGVAPLACFPSQLNQVFMNLLVNAAHAIEESGRITVRTGEDERAVWVEIEDTGKGIPPELLDRIYEPFFTTKPVGKGTGLGLSLSYGIVQKHGGRMEVQSAVGKGTRFRVILPKQPAEQLSPSF, from the coding sequence ATGGAAAGCCTGCAGCAGCTGATGCTGGACCACAGTCCGCACTTGATGCTGCTGGTGGACCCGGACGATCTGCGCATCCTGCTGGCGAACCAGATGGCGGGACAGCTGCTGGGCTATCCGCTGGCGCAGCTGCAGGGCATGTCCATCACCGATATCGAAAGCTCCCTGCAGGACGTGTTCTATTGGGAGGACGTGCGCAACGGCCAGTACCAGGAAATCGCGGCGCAGGAGGGCGAATACCACTGCGCCGACGCCAGCCTGATGACGGTGATGAAAACGGTGCGCGTGATCCGTCAGCGCGAGCGCACCCTGCTGCTGGTGCTGGCGCGCGATACGCGTCACGAGCGCCAGGTGGAGGACGTGCTGGAGCAGACCTTGTCGCAGCTGCGCGCCACGCTGGAATCGACCGGCAACGGCATCCTGGTGCTGGACTGGCATGGCCGCATCAGCAGCATGAATCGCCTGTTCAGCCGTATGTGGGACCTGCCCGAATCCTTGCTCGAGGCGGGCGACGATGGTGCCATTCTCGGCTATCTGGCGGGCTTGGTGGTGGAGGGCGAGTTATGCCGCACGCGCCTGCAGCAGGTGGTCGATGCCAACGAGACGGTGGATTTGCTCAGCCTGCGCAGCGGCCGCGTCTTCGAATGCCGCTCGCGGCCCCAGTATCTGGGCGAGCGCATCATCGGCCGCGTGTTCGGCTTTACCGACATCACGGAGCGCCAGCGCGCCGAACAGGCTTTGCGCGAATCGCGCGACCAGCTGGAATACCGGGTGCGCGAACGCACCAAGGATCTGCAGATGGCGAACGCCACGCTGGAGCAGGAAAAGGCGCGCCAGGCCGACTTGATCCGCAAGCTGGGCGAGGCGCAGAGCCAGCTGCTGCAATCGGAAAAGATGGCTTCCATCGGCGTGCTGGCGGCCGGCGTGGCGCACGAGATCAATAACCCGGTGGGCTTCGTCAATTCCAATCTGGGCAGCCTGCAGCGCTACGCCGAATCCCTGCTGCGCCTGCTCGATGCCTACGAAGCGCTGGAACCCAAGCTGGCCATGGGCGACCGCGCCGCGCTGGCCGCGCTGAAAACCGAAGTCGACGCCGACTACCTGCGCGAAGACCTGGACAGCCTGCTGAGCGAATCGCTGGAAGGCCTGGAGCGCGTCAAGCGCATCGTGCAGGATATGAAGGACTTTTCGCATGTCGATGGCGGCGAGCTGGCCGTCGCCAGCCTGGAAGCGGGGCTGGACAGCACGCTGAATGTGGTCTGGAACGAATTGAAATACAAGGCCGACGTGGTCAAGGAATATGGCGGCGTGGCGCCGCTGGCCTGCTTCCCCTCGCAGCTGAACCAGGTGTTCATGAACCTGCTGGTGAACGCCGCCCACGCCATCGAAGAGAGCGGCCGCATCACCGTGCGCACCGGCGAGGACGAGCGGGCGGTGTGGGTCGAAATCGAAGACACCGGCAAAGGCATCCCGCCCGAGCTGCTCGACCGCATCTACGAACCCTTCTTCACCACCAAGCCGGTGGGCAAGGGCACGGGCCTGGGCCTGTCGCTGTCGTATGGCATCGTGCAAAAACACGGCGGCCGCATGGAAGTGCAAAGCGCGGTCGGCAAAGGCACCCGCTTCCGCGTGATCCTGCCGAAGCAGCCGGCGGAACAGCTCAGCCCCAGTTTCTGA